In Molothrus ater isolate BHLD 08-10-18 breed brown headed cowbird chromosome 37, BPBGC_Mater_1.1, whole genome shotgun sequence, one genomic interval encodes:
- the LOC118700800 gene encoding histone H3-like centromeric protein A gives MPRPKPTPRRRGRSPTPPPPRPRARRRRPGQRALQEIRKYQSSTRLLLRPGPFARLVREICLLFTRGVDYRWQSMALLALQEAAEAFMVRLLEDAYLCSLHARRVTLFPKDLQLARRLRGPEVGGI, from the exons ATGCCCCGCCCCAAACCCACGCCCCGACGGCGCGGGCGTTCCCCAACCCCCCCACCGCCCCGGCCGCGGGCACGCA GGCGCCGCCCAGGTCAGCGGGCATTGCAGGAGATCCGCAAGTACCAGAGCAGCACCCGCCTGCTGCTGCGCCCCGGCCCCTTTGCCCGCCTG gtgcgGGAGATCTGCCTGCTCTTCACCCGCGGGGTCGATTACCGCTGGCAGAGCATGGCCCTGCTGGCGCTGCaggag gcagcagaggccTTCATGGTGAGGCTGTTGGAAGACGCATACCTGTGCTCGCTGCACGCCCGCCGAGTCACCCTGTTCCCCAAGGATCTGCAGCTGGCCCGTCGCCTGCGGGGACCCGAGGTGGGGGGCATCTGA